A segment of the Anoplolepis gracilipes chromosome 14, ASM4749672v1, whole genome shotgun sequence genome:
TCGTCCATGGGAGGCAGTGCTTCAACAACGTGCAATTCGTTTTGCGAATTTTTTCTACCGCTTTTTCTTCCGCCAGTCAATTGGATCGCGGATTATAAGATCGATTTTTGCAATCATAATCGCGATTGTATAACCGAGGATTGTATAAAGAGATCGTTCGCTAGAGATctcgacaaatagatgaagcATCGACGAACTCGACGCTCCAGATTCTACCTAGATGTGTGAGAATCGCGTAATCTTAAATAAGCCAGTGCTATGACAAGAACTCCTTCTCGAGCTCCGAGATGCTCGGCTTCCTGCTTCGATTCAGACGTCGATTAGCCTGTAACGGCACCGTAACATCCTGATTTTGACCGTGCACCGGAATGTCCAGCAGCGTGTCCCTTACGTGAATGTCACGCGCTTGTGCGACGTCGAACGTCACCGGCGAAAAGCGTACGCGACTGATAGAGATCTGGCTGTCCTTGGCGGAGACGTAGCTCGAATCCTCGGACGTGAGCGAGTCCGGCGGCGTCGGATTCGTCGGTGTCCCCGAACCGGAATTATTTTTGCTCACACTCTTGCTGGGTGAGCTGTATGGATTACTGCTATAACTGGATCGTTTCAGGCTCGAGCGCAGCCGCGTGACCACTTCCAGATTGCTCGGTCGCTCGCCCGAATTAGAGTTGGAATCGGAGTGCGAATTCTGGCGAGTCAGCAACGGCGAACCATGCTCGTGATTGAGTATATTCGTGCCGTATGTTGACACCAAGCTAGAAATAACGTTTGACGGTCGCTGATAATACGGTACGGGCGAATACACGCCGTAATCGTCCTCGTCCTCCAGTCGGAACGTCGGATTGACGTTGCTTTGGCTCGATGTACTCGCATTGGAGACGTTTGACGAGGTACGGTGATGGGTGTAAGGCAAAAGTCTGGACGACACTGGTCTTGCCGGACTATTTATGCTACTCGGATTGTCGTACGCATGCGGAAACTCGGGGCATTCGAGCATCCGGTcactgaaaaaaagaaagaacgaaTAATGATCTAGTCTTCTGACGTTATCGATGTACCAAGTCAAAAGTCTGCCACATCACGTAATGTAAGTTtcaaattatagatattaaaataatttatacatatatgtatacttactGATACTCTGTGGGTACAAAATACGGTTCAGGGGGCCGATAATATTCCGGTGGAACGGCGGAGTACACCGGTGGTCCGTAATCCGGAAACGGGGCGACATTGCCCATATATATCGTCGGCATCTTCTCCATCCAAGGTTCGACACGGGTCGCGTCGTGCGAGTACGCGTCCTCGTTACTGGTGCTGCTGCTGCTCTTTCTTCTTGGGCTCGGCGTCGGAGCGTTGGAGCCCGTTATACTGCTCGTATAATGTTGCGGCGAGTCTGTAAAACGCAGAGGTTTATCCGCTGGCATCGCCGAGGATGGAAGACCAGGCGTTATGCCACCCATGTTGCTTAGGAACGGCCTGTAACGTTAATCGCAATTTTGGTAAATATCAGATAActctatacataaaaaattagtgtcaaattaaaacttatatacttcAGTTAACGATTatgtattgttttatatatgtataagtaataatatatgatcttCATAGAaagatttgataattttaaattttaatataacattatatataattttactttaatattataatagtgatctcaagaatattattatcttaattattttattgtaataattttttggtttgaatatatacaatttgtctatccaacatttttttctctatgaaaattaatattcttaaacaataagaatattttcttggTAGAACATTAAATGTCTTCAAACAAGCAATATGTTTTCGATTAACGGTATATAATCTTatgtcaagaataaaatattgtcaaaacaAGAATAGTTTTGGTTTCTAAATTAAACCCTTATcttgttcaattttttttttaggcaGATTACCTGTAATGGTGTGCCCGTCCGTGATAAGTATTGTGCGGATAGCCACTGCTCGAGCTGAACTCGTAATCGGCGCCGAGGTAGGAGTTGCGATTCGACCCGCCGTCTGCTAGAAACCACCATTTGGGTGGTTGATCCTCGCCGTCGCATTCGCCCAGTCTGGGATACAGCCGCGGATGGATCGGGGATACGTTGGACATCCTCACGTCATAGCCGGCTGCGACGCCGGCCAGCATCGCCGCGATGTCGTACAGGACCAACTCAACTATGCTTGGTATATTTGGCCTCGACTTCTTCGTCTCGCCATTGTAGAGGGTCGGCATGGGCACTGGCATCGGCATGATGTACGGTCCGGTCAGTCCGGGCTTCAGGGGATGATCTGACATTACCCAGTCGGTCGACAGATCAGGTGGTACTGTATAATCTATAAAAGATATTcacgttgtttttttttatggggaGGAGGATGGAGGGAACGACGATAAGCATGACACTTGCGTAGTTTGTTCACGATAATACgcgagaataaattattttatttacaaaacataATGTATATCGGTTTCTCTATTGGAATTCGATTGAAAAATTGCTTACCTTGCCCGTGCGATTAATCAATTATCTCAATATATGTTTACTTTTTATGCTCAATATTTCGATTTAATGTTAAGTAGTGCGATAGGATAGCTTGCAATTCACGCGCTtagttgttttattaattgttcatTATTATCCATGCATAGACAGGCAAGCAATTATATCGTGTCGGAAGATATTAACTAATTACCTTTATGCGTTAGCTATTTCTATTTCTACAGTCTCTAGCGTTAAAAACAAACACCCATTATTAAAAGTTGTGCAACCAATTGTGCAACTACaacattaatacatattttaaaaattggctaagttattaaagtatataataatataaaatagttggATTACAAAAACATATCTTTAAAGcaagttttatttcaaattaatatggagaaagagagagaaaaagagagagacaggtttccaaaaatatttttaattcattaataataatcttagccaatttttataaatagaagcAAAGTTCAACGCACACTAAGAGAACATGACAAATTACTTCTACCAATCCACTAATTCTTGTACACATAATGTAATAGACCTTACGTTTAGAGATAAATCCGCAAGGAATTTCTCACACATCTAAAATACGGAACATTCCAAACTTGGAAAATAGTTTTGTCTCGCACTGAACGATAAAAGTATTacaaatactattttatacactttttttacTTGCGTAAAAatcctcttttttattttttttttttcgacaaatttaaaacaaaatgacGAAGAACAAAATCACATAAAGCGCTGGATTAATTATAGCAGAACTTAATTAGCCAAGTAATACTTTTGTTGCTTTTGTACTTGTATTCCTCTCGTAACtgtaaaaatagaatgtaACAAAATTGCACGCAAGTAATATTTGTTCCTAGGATCTTGAGGAAAGAGACAGGAGCCAAACCCAATCGGAATTAACAAATTAGGATTCCTATTGGAAGCATGCAaggattttatctttttttttttacgctcgGCACACACTATAATCCTTTTCAAATCAGACGCGTGATAGTGCGATAAATTGTGAATTAAATCTGTTATATTTTCTccttgataaaaatttgatcgTCTAATAAAATTCCTACAAGTTCGAAATAAAAGAGCAGgcataagatatatatatatatatatatctaatatatatatctataagatatatatatatatatatatatatatattatgccgataatttctattaatgtcatataataaagttatgttGTGTAGACCGAGCGTAAAAATACAGCGAAacgaaaaaacaaaattcaacGTGTCCAACTGAAAaggttttattgaaaaaatttctatttctaaatacaagtgtgtatgtgcgtgtggcTCCGTGTGTTGAATGTGATGTGTGCAAAATCTTTGCTCTCGAAAATGCTGGAAGTTTGGCATAACGAATAATACAGAAACGAATGTATAACACGCTCTCTGAAagtatttaacaattaataaatttgcaattgatCTAAGTGCACATAAGGCAACAAAGTATAAGAGGgctatattaacaaatatatacttttctccacctccctctcttttccctttctctcactcttgcatcctctctctttctctcacacacaccctctctctttctttctttctatgtgtatatatatatatatatatatatatatatatatatatatatatgtatatatgtatatatatgtatatatatctatacaataCATGCGatgtaatttttgatttttttttcactattaaaattatgactaTGCAGACACATACCACCTGACAATGTTCCAATGTAAAAACAGTACCGTTGAAGTTGAACTTTGCAATAATAGACGAAGCATGACTCTCTTTCACGTAGTAGTAGTGGGCTGTTAGAGCTGCTTGTTAGAAATGTTAAATGTCTTCCAGATAATATCAGAAAAGAACCAACACCAGAAAGActgcgtatatgtatatatatttctatttttttttcttgtatgctctctccctctctccctctctctctctctcactcacacacacacacacacacacacacatatacaaacacacacattctctctctcgttaGGTCTCAGCTTACTCGGACTACGAGTATCACATCGCcttaaattaagataaataataatcgtaaaataaaagcaattgagatataaaaaaacaagtcCATGCCCTCcgtataaacaattattaaaaaagattggtgcttaaatatattttagacaaTTCCACATCTTTCGAGGCAATCTTAGGCCCGCACCAGCCTGCGACTTTTCCGTGATtcacatatgtaaaattaaacttaaatttctaaaatctgTGGTCCCTCACCGGATTTAATCCAAAGTCCATTTCGCAAGTCAGAATAAATTCACGCTGTACTACCGGAGACCGAGTTTGTCCTACGAAAATGATCTGGACAACGTACAAACAAGGATATCGAACATTCACAAGACGCGTACACAGATCGTCCAAaacaaatctaaaaaattgtgCCGTTCTTCTGTCCATCGTTTATTATCAATAACTGACAGAAACGATGAGAAAAAAACACTATCAATTGGTGTATACATGCATTATCAACTATGTGATCAACCAACTAAGCAATAAACTACATGATAGGGCTCATTGCAAAACGGTCAGTTACGAAAGTAAAAAGTGTCTACTTGAGATCTCGTCGCCTTAGCTTTACAATATACGCAATATGAATCgtcgtttaatttaaaaaaaaagttttggaataaaaatttaaatatataaggaaaaaatgggggggggggagagaggaaagagacATGTCTCAGTGAAATACATAACAACCGTTGCGTGAGAAAACTTACGGGTATGGTAGATGCTTTCCTCAGAGAGGCCTGCGATAGAATAGAAACACACGATCAGTACGAAATTCTTCAAATATACCATGTAGTGAGAAAAGTGCACTgggtagaaaaaaagagacatgCCATCGAAATGCGTGTTTCGAGCAGCAGGCTCTACTTGCGTGCTCATCGAATACAGGGTAATCGgctgcatttttttcttaacaaatatAGCGCGTTTATACCCTGCAAGACACTCGCGCGATTTATCGTGTCAGTTACGTAACTCTAATcgttttgaaagaaaaaaaaaatagcagcAGGAACACCCTGTATGCAAAAAGTCGCGAGAGTACATCCGTTTCGTCGAAGCCTACTTATCGCTCTTTCTCAGGACTTGTTCAGCAGTAAAACTCTTTGTAGACGCGACGTCTATATCTTCGGAGGTCAAAGATAGACAGAGACTGGCGTGATCAACCGGGGGCGACGCGGGCAGACTTCTCTTTGGACTTCTGTAATTGGCACGCGGGTTCCGATCACTCCCCTCTTGGAGCGAACGACCAGATGACGTTTCGCCGTCTATCCGTTCTATACAGCTGCGTAAATATTCGTTACTCCTGGACTTGTGATGCAAAAAGGAATTCATTTCGATGCCATGATCTAGACGATACGCGGATAATGCGTCCGGTTCGAAAGCGATCGGCGACCTTTTGTGTCGGGAGATCGTCGGTTCGACGTGATACGGTCCTAACGAGCTCTTCGACTTCGTGCTATCGTTCGAATGCTCCGAGTCAAAGTTGCATAGTTCCGATTCGAGGCTCTCGAAATCTATCCCCTCGCGCGAGTTTGCCGCGAGAAACCTAGGTACCGAGACCTGATTACCGATGTTGCTCGATATTTGATCACCCGAATCGCGACGGTTCAACTGCGGTATGTTTATGACGTTTTCCATGACACTGAACTCTACTTTAACTGTAGCACTTTTGTCATCAAGCGCGTCCCGGCTGCCCCACGTTCGCATTTTATTTAACACCCTGAGCGGACTCTTGGAAATGCGCGACTTATGCTGGGACTGCTGGATCGTTTTACCGCCCGTTATGGAATTTTCGGGACTCGATTCTAGACCGTCCTGATCGTTAATTTTGATGGTAACCGAGTTTTTTCTTTCACCGCTGAGCGGCGAATTCAGGGAGCTTTTACGTGATCCGGACGGCGACCGGAAGAAATCGGCCAAAGACTGCAATCGAGACTCCGAACTGTCACGGCGTTTTGACTCTTTCGATTTGCTCCGATCGCGTTTCTTACTCTTTACTCGCTTTGCGGTACCTACCAGAGTGGACGCTACGTTTTGCACGAAATTCGTAGAGTACGAATGTTCCCACTCGGGCGGTGGCCTTTGGTGGCACTTGGGTGACGTGGTTTTCGATGTGGCAACCGGACAACTGACCGGTGCCCGGTGCCCTATCGCGGTTTTTACGGTGTAATCATCGTTAATTATCGATGGCTCCTCCGAGAAATGGGTCTTATGATTGTTCAGTGGGggatttttattatgcagaaCCACGGACTCGTATATGTCGTTGTCCAGAATGACAAAGTCTTCGTCTATGTTGGGTGTATAGCGCATACCTTGCACAATGTTGTCGAAGGAATTTTGCGGCGTTATGTCGTTAtaactactactactactacaaCCCGGCTGATTGTCTATCAGATTATTGGCCGAGGAGTACAATTTTCTGGTGGTTGGGTTACCTATTTCCTGCAGAAGCGGGGAGCGATGCGCGTTCGCCAACAGGGCTGTACGCAGTGGTGTCTTTTCGAGATCTGGCGCGGAACGGGACCAGCGTTTGCCGCCAGGAGAGGCGGGATTCGGCGGCTGAGTGATAATAGCCCCGCGTTCACGTTGATGTAGCGTTGACGGTCCCCAAGTCTTACCCTTAACTCCATCCGCCGGTACTAAAcggggaaagaaaaagaaacagaatGCTACTCACTACGATACCaactatttttctcttctcctctGCTTATTCGGCGCGTAGAGTAGATAGGTAAACCTTTTTTAACGGATATACTCTTCGATAAGcaattgtatatgtaaaacGATATAATTGTGCACACTAATTTCAGCAATtgaaatgtgtgtgtatgtgtatatatacacactcgtataataataaacattctaGCTTAAAGTAATTGTCATctttataacagaaaataaaatggaaaagtatataaataattgtgcaCACCATGCCGAAAAAAGTATCGATACGAATAAAAGTACAAAGTGTCTACCATAATACAAACAGTGTAACActcaaattattcaattacaaTTTCTAATGCGTTTAATTTGCTTGTAAAATCACTCAAAATTGCACAATACGTAATCACGGTACTACTGAAAGCGATATTTCATAATGAAAAAACTACTCACATGCGATCGCCCTCAGTCTCGGAATGCTGGGCGAGCCTGGTGGACTGTTAGGTCTCGACGGGTTCCTCACCTTGCCTCGATCTAAAGCTGTGTGCTGAACGGTGATTGTGTGACGAAAATCTAAACAATATTCccaatcattaatatatatatatatatatatatatatatatatatatatatatatatatatgagagagagaaagagaaagaaagagagaaaaatacacTAGttttaacacacacacacacacacacacatatatatatatatatatatatattttaacatatatatatattttttaagtaaaaaatagaattattatatacagagtaatgcaataaattttacgagatatctatGATACTGTagtatatcaattaatataacatatataacattgaattataacatataacattgaataaaaatgtaggaagaataaataatcttcATACCCGATGGTGCACTAATGTTGCTCCCAGgttctttcttatttaatcttaatcgcgactttttaaatttgccGCGTCTCTTGTTCGGTGTAGGCGTGTTTTGCTGTTGTATGATCATTACAGTGAGTTCCCGTTCCAAGAGATCTATCTCGCGCGCGGCCAGTTCTTGTTCCCGCATTCTCAAGTTTTCCTCATGCTGTCTCTGTTGCACTTGTGCCTTCGTAAGTTCCTCTTCTCTACAGCGCAGCTccttgtaaataatatttaaaaacatgtcaaaaaattcatttactaaattcaattatcataattatgcTTAGATAGtttttacatcatatttaaaagagataatCCAActgataaaaagtaaaagaacagatatataatactttttgtaatattaataatttaatcaacaCTTTTGTTTTATCTTACCTCTTCTAAAGAACGGCATGCCTTTgtaaagcatttaaaaatgGTAGCAAGCATTattcattttgttatatatacatgtttatatatatatacatatatatatatatacatatatatatatatatatatatatatataaattgaagacgatattttatacgaataaaatttgtttatggaaaaatatatgtgatcaatcaaataatttcaattatcgaTATATGTAGCTTGTACATAATGTTATATACCTTTTCCTTCATGCGCAATCCGTGCAGAACTTCTTCGATTTCCAGCCTCCAATCTTCCTGCATCGTATGAAAAGATTCGTGTGGTGTTGCCGCAAATGCGTTGCACACCTCATCCAAAGCTGTTAAAATATTCACGAATCCAGGACGAGCATGACTGTCCGATGCCCAACATTctgtataacaattatttttaatatcgtatTTGTTCAACTTGACGAAATATTGTAGCGTTTgaggaaaaatatctttcttttgttGTTCATCTATTACTTGTGTTAATTGTGTGTTAATAtgctgttaattaatattaccttCCATGAGGACCCTCCAGGGTTGAGGACAAGTAGATGGTATAGGTAAAGTTAACTTGTTGACGGCGACACCATATGCTACAGCAAGAGCATCGATACCTTTGTATGGTGTTTCTCCCGTCAAAAGTTCCCATAGCAGCACACCATaactatacaataaataatatacatatatataaagattctgacaaaaataaatataaatagataaataaatgaaaaaaagtttttttaagctttaaatatataataaatataaataaatataaatataaatataaataatataaatataaaaataaatataaatataaatttgacagtacaaatataaagaaactGACCTCCATACATCACTTGCTTTACTAAAGGTACTCTTCTTAATAACTTCTGGAGCCATCCAAGCATATGTGCCAGCCGCGGACATACGAGTCGTTTTATAAACTTCCCTCGCTAATCCAAAGTCTGTGATCTTGAGAGTTTTGTATTGAAAGTCATCATTTTCAATTGGCTCACTCAGTAACACtatgacaatataaaaatcaatttgaagtaaaaatgtaacacaTCTTGTTACTATGGGCAcgttatcaattaatattaaagtatcttACCATTAGAACTTTTTAGATCTCTGTGAATAAGACTTATGGGAGCCTTGTTGTGAAGATAATCCATACCCCTAGCAATCTGTATCGCCCAATCGACTAACACATTGGGCCTTATTTTTCTGCCACTAAGGACTCTATTAAGACTGCCACCACGAGCATATTCCATTACGAGACACATATTAGGCATTTTTAAGCACACTCCTTCCAATTGCacaatattttcatgttttaatAACCAAAATAGCTTTGCTTCCTGTCGTACATTTTCCAACGTTACGCTGGGTTCCTCGCCTGCATCTTGACGCGCAGCTTTTACGGCTACCTCGCGTTTCTTCCAAAAACCCCTAAACAGAtagataatttcattaaagaaaaaagtgtatagaaatttatatatctccaaattctttttaatattttagaatcataaTATCAAAATCTTTTCCATATATGTACCTGTATACTTTTCCAAATCCTCCAACTCCTATAACTTCTTCCAGTTGCAACTCTTCAAAATCGATCTCAATAGGCTGGACTTTATCGATCACCGACGAAACTCGATCGATACTTTCTGACTCTGCAACGAAATTGGCTGGAAAAATTCCAACTTTTCCGCGAATTTTTCCAGTCCACCATCCTTCGTCGCCTGAGATTTTTGCGTCCTTAGATAAAacctatattaaaaaataataattgtatcatatttgtatcactgtaaaataattctggAAATCAAAATATCTGGAAGTAATAGTCACCTCAACAGTTTCTCCCCTTTGCAGAGATAACTCGTCTTCACCCTGAGCAACATAATCAAAAAGGGCTGTGAAGATAGTGGTACTGTTGTCCTGTCGGGACTGAGAAGAGGAATGTGTGCCGTGAGAGGGACTAGTCTGTTGAGAGACAGTTCTTGCAG
Coding sequences within it:
- the LOC140673559 gene encoding uncharacterized protein isoform X3 yields the protein MPPAGLSARGLSTLMDHGQPDARHRSERFLLFPENGSSHPHSPNTANSSPRYQHNSRTNSHTTSYGYIYGRTSNNNMSDSSVSDTHSGGTARTVSQQTSPSHGTHSSSQSRQDNSTTIFTALFDYVAQGEDELSLQRGETVEVLSKDAKISGDEGWWTGKIRGKVGIFPANFVAESESIDRVSSVIDKVQPIEIDFEELQLEEVIGVGGFGKVYRGFWKKREVAVKAARQDAGEEPSVTLENVRQEAKLFWLLKHENIVQLEGVCLKMPNMCLVMEYARGGSLNRVLSGRKIRPNVLVDWAIQIARGMDYLHNKAPISLIHRDLKSSNVLLSEPIENDDFQYKTLKITDFGLAREVYKTTRMSAAGTYAWMAPEVIKKSTFSKASDVWSYGVLLWELLTGETPYKGIDALAVAYGVAVNKLTLPIPSTCPQPWRVLMEECWASDSHARPGFVNILTALDEVCNAFAATPHESFHTMQEDWRLEIEEVLHGLRMKEKACRSLEEELRCREEELTKAQVQQRQHEENLRMREQELAAREIDLLERELTVMIIQQQNTPTPNKRRGKFKKSRLRLNKKEPGSNISAPSDFRHTITVQHTALDRGKVRNPSRPNSPPGSPSIPRLRAIAYYTVPPDLSTDWVMSDHPLKPGLTGPYIMPMPVPMPTLYNGETKKSRPNIPSIVELVLYDIAAMLAGVAAGYDVRMSNVSPIHPRLYPRLGECDGEDQPPKWWFLADGGSNRNSYLGADYEFSSSSGYPHNTYHGRAHHYRPFLSNMGGITPGLPSSAMPADKPLRFTDSPQHYTSSITGSNAPTPSPRRKSSSSTSNEDAYSHDATRVEPWMEKMPTIYMGNVAPFPDYGPPVYSAVPPEYYRPPEPYFVPTEYHDRMLECPEFPHAYDNPSSINSPARPVSSRLLPYTHHRTSSNVSNASTSSQSNVNPTFRLEDEDDYGVYSPVPYYQRPSNVISSLVSTYGTNILNHEHGSPLLTRQNSHSDSNSNSGERPSNLEVVTRLRSSLKRSSYSSNPYSSPSKSVSKNNSGSGTPTNPTPPDSLTSEDSSYVSAKDSQISISRVRFSPVTFDVAQARDIHVRDTLLDIPVHGQNQDVTVPLQANRRLNRSRKPSISELEKEFLS
- the LOC140673559 gene encoding mitogen-activated protein kinase kinase kinase 11 isoform X2; this translates as MPPAGLSARGLSTLMDHGQPDARHRSERFLLFPENGSSHPHSPNTANSSPRYQHNSRTNSHTTSYGYIYGRTSNNNMSDSSVSDTHSGGTARTVSQQTSPSHGTHSSSQSRQDNSTTIFTALFDYVAQGEDELSLQRGETVEVLSKDAKISGDEGWWTGKIRGKVGIFPANFVAESESIDRVSSVIDKVQPIEIDFEELQLEEVIGVGGFGKVYRGFWKKREVAVKAARQDAGEEPSVTLENVRQEAKLFWLLKHENIVQLEGVCLKMPNMCLVMEYARGGSLNRVLSGRKIRPNVLVDWAIQIARGMDYLHNKAPISLIHRDLKSSNVLLSEPIENDDFQYKTLKITDFGLAREVYKTTRMSAAGTYAWMAPEVIKKSTFSKASDVWSYGVLLWELLTGETPYKGIDALAVAYGVAVNKLTLPIPSTCPQPWRVLMEECWASDSHARPGFVNILTALDEVCNAFAATPHESFHTMQEDWRLEIEEVLHGLRMKEKELRCREEELTKAQVQQRQHEENLRMREQELAAREIDLLERELTVMIIQQQNTPTPNKRRGKFKKSRLRLNKKEPGSNISAPSDFRHTITVQHTALDRGKVRNPSRPNSPPGSPSIPRLRAIALPADGVKGKTWGPSTLHQRERGAIITQPPNPASPGGKRWSRSAPDLEKTPLRTALLANAHRSPLLQEIDYTVPPDLSTDWVMSDHPLKPGLTGPYIMPMPVPMPTLYNGETKKSRPNIPSIVELVLYDIAAMLAGVAAGYDVRMSNVSPIHPRLYPRLGECDGEDQPPKWWFLADGGSNRNSYLGADYEFSSSSGYPHNTYHGRAHHYRPFLSNMGGITPGLPSSAMPADKPLRFTDSPQHYTSSITGSNAPTPSPRRKSSSSTSNEDAYSHDATRVEPWMEKMPTIYMGNVAPFPDYGPPVYSAVPPEYYRPPEPYFVPTEYHDRMLECPEFPHAYDNPSSINSPARPVSSRLLPYTHHRTSSNVSNASTSSQSNVNPTFRLEDEDDYGVYSPVPYYQRPSNVISSLVSTYGTNILNHEHGSPLLTRQNSHSDSNSNSGERPSNLEVVTRLRSSLKRSSYSSNPYSSPSKSVSKNNSGSGTPTNPTPPDSLTSEDSSYVSAKDSQISISRVRFSPVTFDVAQARDIHVRDTLLDIPVHGQNQDVTVPLQANRRLNRSRKPSISELEKEFLS
- the LOC140673559 gene encoding mitogen-activated protein kinase kinase kinase 11 isoform X1, translating into MPPAGLSARGLSTLMDHGQPDARHRSERFLLFPENGSSHPHSPNTANSSPRYQHNSRTNSHTTSYGYIYGRTSNNNMSDSSVSDTHSGGTARTVSQQTSPSHGTHSSSQSRQDNSTTIFTALFDYVAQGEDELSLQRGETVEVLSKDAKISGDEGWWTGKIRGKVGIFPANFVAESESIDRVSSVIDKVQPIEIDFEELQLEEVIGVGGFGKVYRGFWKKREVAVKAARQDAGEEPSVTLENVRQEAKLFWLLKHENIVQLEGVCLKMPNMCLVMEYARGGSLNRVLSGRKIRPNVLVDWAIQIARGMDYLHNKAPISLIHRDLKSSNVLLSEPIENDDFQYKTLKITDFGLAREVYKTTRMSAAGTYAWMAPEVIKKSTFSKASDVWSYGVLLWELLTGETPYKGIDALAVAYGVAVNKLTLPIPSTCPQPWRVLMEECWASDSHARPGFVNILTALDEVCNAFAATPHESFHTMQEDWRLEIEEVLHGLRMKEKACRSLEEELRCREEELTKAQVQQRQHEENLRMREQELAAREIDLLERELTVMIIQQQNTPTPNKRRGKFKKSRLRLNKKEPGSNISAPSDFRHTITVQHTALDRGKVRNPSRPNSPPGSPSIPRLRAIALPADGVKGKTWGPSTLHQRERGAIITQPPNPASPGGKRWSRSAPDLEKTPLRTALLANAHRSPLLQEIDYTVPPDLSTDWVMSDHPLKPGLTGPYIMPMPVPMPTLYNGETKKSRPNIPSIVELVLYDIAAMLAGVAAGYDVRMSNVSPIHPRLYPRLGECDGEDQPPKWWFLADGGSNRNSYLGADYEFSSSSGYPHNTYHGRAHHYRPFLSNMGGITPGLPSSAMPADKPLRFTDSPQHYTSSITGSNAPTPSPRRKSSSSTSNEDAYSHDATRVEPWMEKMPTIYMGNVAPFPDYGPPVYSAVPPEYYRPPEPYFVPTEYHDRMLECPEFPHAYDNPSSINSPARPVSSRLLPYTHHRTSSNVSNASTSSQSNVNPTFRLEDEDDYGVYSPVPYYQRPSNVISSLVSTYGTNILNHEHGSPLLTRQNSHSDSNSNSGERPSNLEVVTRLRSSLKRSSYSSNPYSSPSKSVSKNNSGSGTPTNPTPPDSLTSEDSSYVSAKDSQISISRVRFSPVTFDVAQARDIHVRDTLLDIPVHGQNQDVTVPLQANRRLNRSRKPSISELEKEFLS